A window of Bombyx mori chromosome 2, ASM3026992v2 contains these coding sequences:
- the LOC101738839 gene encoding uncharacterized protein LOC101738839, which translates to MTVLLLLLCFTFLQTATAKGSEAVIECTPELMKVTIPMDGDRQVAYLDQIKDYKPCRPEFNGKVATFILDLQDPHKCGVTRVLNKISGSRTFYHNILIEGLNGNREAISVRCVLSGKHHNLTKRDSRAFPFDFDEPNVLNITRYEEGKAPEPVLGAIVKQNGKQVSGEISVSPGTPLSMEIFLNNESASVYGLLVNYMHVTDTGKQQETIILNGCSVDPYLFENFVTTDGDTLTAKFRAFKFPDTTYVQFKGTVTVCLNECQGVQCSNGMIGYGRKRRSIENSESNKLYEVALTTFIKVDYANGESREAEDVLNLLKNLKIANQRLGDHDGTPATVAEQTQDNKLVLHPQIYETIRGGSSAAKYSALLTLLCFVITTTILK; encoded by the exons gCTCCGAAGCGGTAATAGAATGCACTCCCGAACTGATGAAGGTCACCATACCGATGGACGGTGACCGTCAGGTGGCTTATTTGGACCAAATTAAAG ATTACAAGCCGTGCCGGCCTGAATTCAACGGGAAGGTTGCCACGTTCATATTAGATCTACAGGACCCACATAAATGTGGTGTCACCCGGGTGCTTAATAAGATATCA GGCAGTCGAACGTTCTACCACAACATATTGATTGAAGGTCTGAACGGGAACCGCGAGGCTATCTCCGTCCGCTGCGTCTTAAGCGGGAAGCACCACAATCTAACGAAGAGGGACTCCAGAGCATTCCCTTTCGACTTCGACGAGCCCAA CGTGCTGAACATCACTCGTTATGAAGAAGGGAAGGCACCAGAGCCGGTCTTGGGAGCCATCGTCAAGCAAAACGGAAAGCA GGTATCGGGCGAGATCTCGGTCAGTCCAGGCACGCCGTTGTCCATGGAGATATTCCTGAACAACGAGTCGGCCAGCGTCTATGGCCTTCTGGTGAACTACATGCACGTCACCGACACCGGGAAGCAGCAGGAAACCATCATTCTGAACGG ATGTTCCGTCGACCCGTATCTGTTCGAGAACTTCGTCACCACCGACGGAGACACGCTGACGGCGAAGTTCAGAGCTTTCAAGTTCCCGGATACCACATACGTTCAGTTCAAGGGGACGGTGACGGTCTGCCTCAACGAGTGTCAAGGG gtgCAATGCAGTAACGGCATGATTGGCTACGGCAGAAAACGCAGATCGATAGAAAACTCAGAATCCAATAAGCTGTACGAGGTAGCTCTGACTACGTTCATTAAGGTCGATTATGCTAATGGCGAATCTAGGGAAGCTG AGGACGTATTGAATTTATTGAAGAACTTGAAGATCGCAAACCAGAGGCTGGGAGACCACGACGGTACACCGGCCACGGTCGCCGAGCAAACCCAGGACAACAAGCTAGTGCTGCACCCCCAAATATACGAGACGATACGCGGCGGCAGTAGCGCTGCTAAATATAGCGCGCTTTTAACGCTACTCTGCTTCGTTATAACCACAACGATTCTAAAATAA